One window of the Saccopteryx bilineata isolate mSacBil1 chromosome 2, mSacBil1_pri_phased_curated, whole genome shotgun sequence genome contains the following:
- the LOC136323009 gene encoding LOW QUALITY PROTEIN: PIN2/TERF1-interacting telomerase inhibitor 1-like (The sequence of the model RefSeq protein was modified relative to this genomic sequence to represent the inferred CDS: inserted 1 base in 1 codon; deleted 2 bases in 1 codon) yields MSMLAERCRKQKWALDQRNTAWSNDDSKFGQRMLEKMGWSKGKGLGAQEQGATEHIKVQVKNNHLGLGATINNEDNWIAHQDDCNHLLAELNTCRGPETADSSSDNKGKKSFSLEEKSKISKNRVHYKKFTKGKDLSSRSTTDLDCIFGKRQSKKTPEDNSSPTTPDGNEXSTTTTSAFTIQVYFTKWMAELKNKPQVMAAGPDLPETQIETKRGKKRKKEAKDKSVENYTQPKTKRKRDQVGQQLRGPHCGESSDVSAEGGESCVWPLDDQDLPPKQKKKREKKKLEKQVEAAVDATLDETPVKKKKKKKGSR; encoded by the exons ATGTCGATGCTGGCTGAGCGTTGTCGGAAGCAGAAGTGGGCTCTGGATCAAAGAAATACTGCGTGGAGCAATGATGACTCCAAGTTTGGCCAGAGGATGCTGGAGAAGATGGGCTGGTCTAAAGGAAAGGGCTTAGGGGCTCAAGAACAAGGAGCCACAGAGCACATTAAAGTTCAAGTTAAAAATAACCACCTGGGACTTGGAGCAACGATCAAtaatgaa gacAACTGGATTGCTCATCAGGATGATTGTAACCATCTGCTGGCTGAACTGAACACTTGCCGTGGACCAGAAACAGCAGACTCCTCCTCAGACAACAAGGGAAAGAAGTCTTTTAGCCTTGAAGAAAAGTCCAAAATCTCCAAAAACCGTGTTCATTATAAGAAATTCACAAAAGGGAAGGATCTATCCTCTCGGAGCACAACAGATCTTGACTGCATCTTTGGGAAAAGACAGAGTAAGAAGACTCCCGAGGACAATTCCAGTCCCACCACTCCAGATGGGAATG CTTCCACTACGACTACCAGTGCCTTCACCATCCAGGTGTACTTTACCAAGTGGATGGCAGAGCTGAAGAACAAGCCACAGGTCATGGCTGCAGGGCCTGACCTTCCAGAGACCCAGATAGaaacaaaaaggggaaagaaaagaaagaaagaggcaaaggATAAATCTGTGGAGAATTACACCCAACCCaagaccaagagaaaaagagaccagGTGGGACAGCAGCTCAGAGGCCCGCACTGTGGCGAGAGCTCCGATGTTTCTGCAGAGGGTGGAGAGAGCTGTGTGTGGCCACTTGATGACCAGGACTTGCCAccaaag caaaaaaaaaaaagggaaaagaaaaagctagagAAGCAAGTTGAGGCGGCAGTGGATGCTACACTAGATGAAACAccagtgaaaaagaagaaaaagaagaaaggttccAGATAA